From a single Callithrix jacchus isolate 240 chromosome 5, calJac240_pri, whole genome shotgun sequence genomic region:
- the LOC144582916 gene encoding LOW QUALITY PROTEIN: uncharacterized protein LOC144582916 (The sequence of the model RefSeq protein was modified relative to this genomic sequence to represent the inferred CDS: deleted 1 base in 1 codon; substituted 1 base at 1 genomic stop codon), with protein MAHSLRPSCSGTTAPARPSELSNVCANAKNKPHLQAESASPVLADRGQHGASVLAXRTGCPGLPTAWSRIWRWGWFSFFPFLFFFYFSLFPSLSLSCFSPSVLFFYFFFISPSLPAFFFLSFFLNNIFLRSLLPNYGLFSSVLKQTKPRLQGGSVHST; from the exons ATGGCCCATTCACTGCGACCCTCATGCTCTG gaaccactgcacccgccCGGCCTTCTGAACTTTCAAATGTGTGTGCCAACGCTAAAAACAAACCACACCTGCAGGCTGAGAGCGCGTCCCCCGTCTTGGCCGACAGGGGGCAGCACGGCGCCAGCGTCCTCGCCTGACGCACTGGctgccctgggctg cccaccGCGTGGTCTCGAATTTGGAGATGGggttggttttctttcttcccttttctttttttcttttatttctctctcttcccctccctctccctctcatgtttttctccctct gtgcttttcttctattttttctttatttctccttccttgcctgcctttttctttctttctttttttttaaataacattttccttCGGTCCCTGCTTCCAAACTATGGGTTATTTTCTAGTGTCTTAAAGCAAACTAAGCCTCGGCTTCAGGGAGGATCTGTACACAGCACGTGA